One Salvia splendens isolate huo1 chromosome 1, SspV2, whole genome shotgun sequence genomic window, AGTCACAGTCACAGTCACAGCCTTTGGTTGCAGACTTCCATAGAAGTAGTCTCTTCTTCTCAACATTCACGCCCATTTTCTCTTCATTTCCACAATCAGCTAAACCAAATCTCCATAGCTGAATCCTCGCGATTCCTCAATTCGCCGCTCCAATGGCTTCCGCAATGCTCAACGGCGCCGAAAATCTCACTCTCCTCCGCGCAATGGCCCCAAACCCCAACCGATTAGGTCTCCACACCTCACGTTTCCGCTTACCCCCAATCTCCCGCAGCAGCATCTCAATTCGAACTGCAAGGACTCCGAAATGCAGCATCTCTGCTCCGGCTCCACGGCCGGCGTCGCAGCCGCGGTTCATCCAGCACAAGAAGGAGGCGTTCTGGTTCTACCGATTCCTCTCCATCGTGTACGACCACGTCATAAACCCTGGCCATTGGACGGAGGATATGCGTGACGACGCGCTGGAGCCTGCCGACCTGAACCACCGCGATTTGACGGTGGTGGACGTCGGCGGAGGGACGGGGTTCACCACGCTGGGGATTGCCAAGCATGTGGATGCGAAGAACGTTACGATTCTCGATCAGTCGCCGCACCAGCTGGCGAAGGCGAGGCAGAAGGAGCCGCTCAAGGAGTGCACGATTATTGAGGGGGATGCTGAGGACCTCCCCTTCCCCACCGACTCCGTCGATCGATACGTCTCTGCTGGGAGGTATATGTGTGTTTGTAGTATGGTGTTGTGTGTTTTCTCTTGCTTGCTTGATAATTTTGACGATTTTGTATCTCAATTAGTACTTGAAAGGTTTAGAGGCACACCTTGGAGAATCCGCTCTAATTAAATCCTAattgagattaaaaaaaaccctaattggATTTGATGTGGGTGGATGCACAGGTTTTTCCTGAGGTTTATGATTGTATCTCAACTAGTACTTGAAACTTGAAAGGATTAGGGGCACACCTTGGGGAATCCGCTCTAATTAAATCCTAATTGGAGATGAATAAACTCTAATTGGACCTTATTAGGGTGGATGCGCGCTGTACATCCGAATGCACAAGTTTTTGCTAAGGTTTATGGACCTCAGCTCTTGATGGCCGTAATTGCCAACTTGTTTGTGATTATTTTGATGTTTACAGGATTATATTATCTAGTGAGGACTTGGAGTTAAACTCGAACCATTAGTTATCTCGTGGTAGTGTTTACTAGTGAAAGGTGGGAAGGGTGTTAGGAACTTAGGATAGATGCCAAACTGTTGAGAGATTGACAGGGATAAGCCGATAAGGTATTGATTGATTCTGTTTAGAGATATCTTTTTGGGTATCCTATTAATGTTGGATGGTTCTTTGTTGTTTCAGTATTGAGTACTGGCCAGACCCACAGCGTGGAATCAGGGAAGCATACAGGGTTTTGAGACTTGGGGGAAAGGCGTGCTTGATTGGTCCCGTGTATCCAACCTTCTGGTTGTCGCGCTTCTTTGCAGATGCGTGGATGCTCTTCCCAAAGGAGGAAGAGTACATAGAGTGGTTTGAAAAGGCAGGGTTCAAGAATGTCCAACTTAAGAGGATTGGCCCAAAATGGTATCGTGGGGTTCGCAGACATGGGCTCATCATGGGATGTTCTGTCTCAGGTGTGAAAGCCAGCTCCGGGGACTCACCTCTGCAGGTAATCTTCGTATTGGTTTCCCAAGCACCAACTGATATGCTCTCTTTACCTCATGCCAGAATCCAACTTTGTTTTTTGCATTTCTCAACTCTGTTGAGTCAAATTCTTGATGAAATTGATAAGGATATCTCTTCAACATGAAAAGTATAGGGATGAATTTTGGTCCCTTAACTAAGATTTTCTCTGAAGTGTTAGTTTTTCTGTTGCTGGTGCGTTTGAACATAACTCATTACCGAGTACATACAACATAATGGAAACTATGTTACTTGTTGAACTCGGGCTTTACAGCTTGGTAGTTAATTCATAGATATCTACTTATGACTTATTGTCTTCCTTTaacatttttcctttttatttttgggAATGGCATCAAACTCTTGAGATCTTTGCTTTGCAGCTTGGTCCTAAGGCTGAGGATGTATCAaaacctgtgaatccattgGTGTTTCTGGCCCGGTTGATTCTCGGTGCCATTGCAGGAGCCTACTACGTGTTGGTTCCGATTTACATGTGGCTCAAGGACCAAATCGTCCCGAAAGGGCAGCCCATATAGGAGGCTGATGCTAAAAGCAATCTGTTCGTTCCCGCTGTTGGACCTTTACTGTATTCCTCCTCAACTCAAATGGCagttcccaaaaaaattaaaaattctcaTCCTGCAGATCGATAGGCGGGTTCCCTTGTAGTTTTCGAGTTAATGTACCAAACAAGATCACTGAAAACTTAGTTGTTCAAACCATGAAAGTTCCCCTCCAGTATTTGGATAATCAACCAAGACTGGTGAACTTAATAATGGTTGAAACCAGGCAGGCAATCCACATTTTGGTGCTTTTTGTGTAGAAAATCTGTTTGTAGAAAATATCGTTCTGCATTCCCTTTGTGTTGTGCATTTTCTGTTTAAATTTAGTTGATAATTGAACTTAAGTCATGAAAATTGGAGCATGCATTTTcttaaatctattttttttccacttttagATTCAATCTCATGTCTTCAAGTTCCATAAATCTTAGTGGCACTTGCAAACATTCTACTTCTGAACACATAAATTGTACCTAAAAATCACAAAAGTTATTGTGATATAGAGTAATCAGAactaaaatatatactcctagtATGATATTATGAAAATAGCAGATAAGTACTTATTAGTTGAGgcttaaaattttcaattctaCTATATCTTTTACCATGTCCTACCAACTTTTATAAA contains:
- the LOC121802014 gene encoding 2-methyl-6-phytyl-1,4-hydroquinone methyltransferase, chloroplastic-like; amino-acid sequence: MASAMLNGAENLTLLRAMAPNPNRLGLHTSRFRLPPISRSSISIRTARTPKCSISAPAPRPASQPRFIQHKKEAFWFYRFLSIVYDHVINPGHWTEDMRDDALEPADLNHRDLTVVDVGGGTGFTTLGIAKHVDAKNVTILDQSPHQLAKARQKEPLKECTIIEGDAEDLPFPTDSVDRYVSAGSIEYWPDPQRGIREAYRVLRLGGKACLIGPVYPTFWLSRFFADAWMLFPKEEEYIEWFEKAGFKNVQLKRIGPKWYRGVRRHGLIMGCSVSGVKASSGDSPLQLGPKAEDVSKPVNPLVFLARLILGAIAGAYYVLVPIYMWLKDQIVPKGQPI